One genomic region from Syngnathus typhle isolate RoL2023-S1 ecotype Sweden linkage group LG17, RoL_Styp_1.0, whole genome shotgun sequence encodes:
- the LOC133170627 gene encoding phosphoinositide 3-kinase regulatory subunit 5-like isoform X1: protein MEQNSCTEDRLQHVLERCLCDLEFNTFDKQLWNAGLCMNRWCLEELAMRDPLNFPFLLQTIVKKTKEVLVQCKYELVVPLTLLFSSTLLKTPYLHPDCDVLWEAYLLFHNFLSWPDPYCTACQHLLNVIYNELRAPGISFQRLVKTEHGISTQNRHSKTMIVLLVSPDEDIPPEVQSVSKQLSVSRQSKRDITITLILHSFQAALGTKVHLQGLRDALQKKHTVELEQLLDTLSCCMDTAASTADLSTARENLVETLDGLRQNLIPGDGDDYLDAGFAETFTLPFPKCYTSFWENDNFDFLNNILMRECCQDSPLVCLDDDCNDVDMKEEDILKAHHSSENQPSSSLSDSFASNCSVSTKSAFVESDFSDVIRHEDTTEGQKSPSKCMEKPKKKSKSLLGMEHFSLFFKKPRNLGTHLKQSRSNQDQLLHAFSVSCPLSGEALLSPQKHLCLRRRPILSSNETDTAQAVTLVRVLVFGRDREAGRLARAYSDLQQKEAKCPRLTTMCKLQFYFVPSKRTFTRKHKERQPSSKVPSVQTNGISQDGSTTDLAQLLGMMDPWYDRSVHSLLSLSSEVLCQPAWKEEGVLENNGGEEHIPLMADLVLYYCRHADQPVLVQLYQAEMTLAGGEKRSEVFIHSVELGHTAATRAVKTMGAASKRFGIDEESEAVPLTLSVAYNKVACSGRGQWIQAEMLCTSINIQKASSKAEHFESRSESLLLSVTEVTKKNCPKSKKNNSQHSSKSEVNVNRIEVTSKKDGTTFAMCLDQDERKFLQSVSRLEVSLCCKPGSSSDWKYKPSPGQVQPLHPSYCSMLCLPFISFSASHA, encoded by the exons ATGGAGCAAAACTCATGCACGGAAGATCGTCTGCAGCATGTCCTTGAACGTTGCCTCTGTGACCTTGAATTCAACACCTTTGACAAGCAACTCTGGAACG CTGGGCTCTGCATGAATCGCTGGTGTTTGGAGGAACTGGCAATGAGAGATCCCCTCAACTTCccctttcttctgcagacaattGTCAAGAAAACAAAGGAG GTACTTGTACAATGTAAGTACGAACTGGTGGTGCCTCTTACGCTCCTATTTTCATCAACGCTTTTAAAA ACTCCTTACCTGCACCCAGATTGTGATGTATTGTGGGAAGCTTACCTGCTCTTTCATAATTTCCTATCCTGGCCAGACCCTTACTGCACGGCCTGTCAACATTTGCTGAATGTCATATATAACGAGCTCAGAGCACCCG GCATATCATTTCAAAGATTGGTGAAAACAGAGCATGGCATTTCCACCCAGAACCGACACTCAAAAACGAT GATCGTGCTTTTAGTGAGTCCAGATGAGGATATCCCCCCTGAGGTCCAATCGGTCTCCAAGCAACTGAGTGTAAGCCGTCAGTCCAAACGAGACATCACCATCACCCTCATTCTGCACAGCTTCCAGGCTGCTCTCGGTACCAAAGTCCACCTGCAGGGACTCCGTGATGCTTTGCAG AAAAAACACACTGTTGAGCTGGAGCAGCTACTGGACACACTAAGTTGCTGCATGGACACAGCAGCCTCCACAGCAGACCTCAGCACTGCCAGGGAAAATCTCGTAGAGACTCTCGATGGGCTCAGACAAAACCTTATCCCCGGAGATGGAGATGATTACTTGGATGCTG GGTTTGCTGAGACGTTCACGCTGCCTTTTCCTAAATGTTACACCAGCTTCTGGGAAAACGACAACTTTG ATTTTCTCAATAATATTCTCATGAGAGAATGCTGCCAGGATTCTCCTCTGGTGTGTCTTGATGATGATTGTAATGATGTTGATATGAAAGAAGAAGACATCCTGAAAGCTCATCATAGCTCGGAGAACCAACCATCGTCCTCTTTGAGTGACTCCTTCGCCTCTAACTGCTCTGTGTCCACAAAATCAGCGTTTGTGGAAAGTGACTTCAGCGATGTCATACGACATGAGGACACAACTGAGGGACAAAAAAGTCCTTCAAAATGTATGGAGAAGCCCAAGAAGAAATCCAAAAGCCTCTTAGGGATGGAGCACTTCTCCTTGTTTTTCAAGAAACCACGCAATCTCGGGACGCACCTCAAACAATCTCGATCGAACCAAGATCAACTTCTCCATGCATTTTCGGTGTCCTGCCCTCTAAGCGGTGAAGCTCTTCTCTCCCCGCAAAAACATCTCTGTCTCCGTAGGAGGCCAATCCTGAGTAGCAACGAAACCGACACGGCACAGGCGGTCACTCTAGTGCGAGTACTCGTATTCGGTCGGGACAGAGAAGCCGGACGACTGGCGAGGGCTTACAGCGACCTCCAGCAGAAAGAAGCCAAATGTCCCCGACTCACCACAATGTGCAAATTGCAATTTTACTTTGTTCCCTCAAAAAGGACATTTACgagaaaacacaaagaaagacaaCCATCAAGTAAAGTTCCATCTGTG CAGACTAATGGTATCTCCCAAGATGGCAGCACCACAGATTTAGCCCAGTTGTTGGGAATGATGGATCCCTGGTATGATCGAAGCGTCCACAGTCTGCTCAGTCTTTCCTCGGAAGTCCTTTGTCAG CCTGCTTGGAAGGAAGAAGGTGTCCTGGAGAACAATGGCGGAGAGGAGCATATTCCCTTGATGGCTGATTTGGTTCTTTACTACTGTAGACATGCGGACCAACCTGTCCTGGTGCAGCTCTACCAGGCTGAG ATGACCCTGGCCGGCGGAGAGAAGAGAAGTGAAGTGTTTATTCATTCTGTTGAGCTTGGACATACGGCTGCAACCAGAGCAGTGAAGACCATGG GTGCTGCCAGTAAGAGGTTTGGAATTGATGAAGAGAGCGAGGCTGTCCCTTTAACACTCAGTGTTGCCTATAATAAG GTGGCCTGCAGTGGAAGAGGTCAATGGATCCAAGCAGAAATGCTTTGCACATCTATAAATATTCAAAAAGCCTCCAGCAAAGCTGAACATTTCG AGTCTAGAAGTGAAAGCTTGTTGCTCTCCGTGACGGAAgtcacaaagaaaaactgtCCCAAGTCTAAAAAGAACAACAGCCAG CATTCCTCTAAATCAGAGGTGAACGTCAACAGAATTGAGGTCACGTCCAAGAAAGATGGGACAAcctttgctatgtgtctagatCAAGACGAGAGGAAGTTCTTGCAAAGTGTCAGCAG GCTTGAAGTGTCTTTGTGCTGTAAACCGGGAAGCAGTTCAGACTGGAAGTACAAACCCTCACCAGGCCAAGTCCAACCTCTGCATCCATCTTACTGCTCCATGCTTTGCCTTCCCTTCATCTCTTTCTCTGCCTCGCATGCCTGA
- the LOC133170627 gene encoding phosphoinositide 3-kinase regulatory subunit 5-like isoform X2, which yields MEQNSCTEDRLQHVLERCLCDLEFNTFDKQLWNAGLCMNRWCLEELAMRDPLNFPFLLQTIVKKTKEVLVQCKYELVVPLTLLFSSTLLKTPYLHPDCDVLWEAYLLFHNFLSWPDPYCTACQHLLNVIYNELRAPGISFQRLVKTEHGISTQNRHSKTMIVLLVSPDEDIPPEVQSVSKQLSVSRQSKRDITITLILHSFQAALGTKVHLQGLRDALQKKHTVELEQLLDTLSCCMDTAASTADLSTARENLVETLDGLRQNLIPGDGDDYLDAGFAETFTLPFPKCYTSFWENDNFDFLNNILMRECCQDSPLVCLDDDCNDVDMKEEDILKAHHSSENQPSSSLSDSFASNCSVSTKSAFVESDFSDVIRHEDTTEGQKSPSKCMEKPKKKSKSLLGMEHFSLFFKKPRNLGTHLKQSRSNQDQLLHAFSVSCPLSGEALLSPQKHLCLRRRPILSSNETDTAQAVTLVRVLVFGRDREAGRLARAYSDLQQKEAKCPRLTTMCKLQFYFVPSKRTFTRKHKERQPSSKVPSVTNGISQDGSTTDLAQLLGMMDPWYDRSVHSLLSLSSEVLCQPAWKEEGVLENNGGEEHIPLMADLVLYYCRHADQPVLVQLYQAEMTLAGGEKRSEVFIHSVELGHTAATRAVKTMGAASKRFGIDEESEAVPLTLSVAYNKVACSGRGQWIQAEMLCTSINIQKASSKAEHFESRSESLLLSVTEVTKKNCPKSKKNNSQHSSKSEVNVNRIEVTSKKDGTTFAMCLDQDERKFLQSVSRLEVSLCCKPGSSSDWKYKPSPGQVQPLHPSYCSMLCLPFISFSASHA from the exons ATGGAGCAAAACTCATGCACGGAAGATCGTCTGCAGCATGTCCTTGAACGTTGCCTCTGTGACCTTGAATTCAACACCTTTGACAAGCAACTCTGGAACG CTGGGCTCTGCATGAATCGCTGGTGTTTGGAGGAACTGGCAATGAGAGATCCCCTCAACTTCccctttcttctgcagacaattGTCAAGAAAACAAAGGAG GTACTTGTACAATGTAAGTACGAACTGGTGGTGCCTCTTACGCTCCTATTTTCATCAACGCTTTTAAAA ACTCCTTACCTGCACCCAGATTGTGATGTATTGTGGGAAGCTTACCTGCTCTTTCATAATTTCCTATCCTGGCCAGACCCTTACTGCACGGCCTGTCAACATTTGCTGAATGTCATATATAACGAGCTCAGAGCACCCG GCATATCATTTCAAAGATTGGTGAAAACAGAGCATGGCATTTCCACCCAGAACCGACACTCAAAAACGAT GATCGTGCTTTTAGTGAGTCCAGATGAGGATATCCCCCCTGAGGTCCAATCGGTCTCCAAGCAACTGAGTGTAAGCCGTCAGTCCAAACGAGACATCACCATCACCCTCATTCTGCACAGCTTCCAGGCTGCTCTCGGTACCAAAGTCCACCTGCAGGGACTCCGTGATGCTTTGCAG AAAAAACACACTGTTGAGCTGGAGCAGCTACTGGACACACTAAGTTGCTGCATGGACACAGCAGCCTCCACAGCAGACCTCAGCACTGCCAGGGAAAATCTCGTAGAGACTCTCGATGGGCTCAGACAAAACCTTATCCCCGGAGATGGAGATGATTACTTGGATGCTG GGTTTGCTGAGACGTTCACGCTGCCTTTTCCTAAATGTTACACCAGCTTCTGGGAAAACGACAACTTTG ATTTTCTCAATAATATTCTCATGAGAGAATGCTGCCAGGATTCTCCTCTGGTGTGTCTTGATGATGATTGTAATGATGTTGATATGAAAGAAGAAGACATCCTGAAAGCTCATCATAGCTCGGAGAACCAACCATCGTCCTCTTTGAGTGACTCCTTCGCCTCTAACTGCTCTGTGTCCACAAAATCAGCGTTTGTGGAAAGTGACTTCAGCGATGTCATACGACATGAGGACACAACTGAGGGACAAAAAAGTCCTTCAAAATGTATGGAGAAGCCCAAGAAGAAATCCAAAAGCCTCTTAGGGATGGAGCACTTCTCCTTGTTTTTCAAGAAACCACGCAATCTCGGGACGCACCTCAAACAATCTCGATCGAACCAAGATCAACTTCTCCATGCATTTTCGGTGTCCTGCCCTCTAAGCGGTGAAGCTCTTCTCTCCCCGCAAAAACATCTCTGTCTCCGTAGGAGGCCAATCCTGAGTAGCAACGAAACCGACACGGCACAGGCGGTCACTCTAGTGCGAGTACTCGTATTCGGTCGGGACAGAGAAGCCGGACGACTGGCGAGGGCTTACAGCGACCTCCAGCAGAAAGAAGCCAAATGTCCCCGACTCACCACAATGTGCAAATTGCAATTTTACTTTGTTCCCTCAAAAAGGACATTTACgagaaaacacaaagaaagacaaCCATCAAGTAAAGTTCCATCTGTG ACTAATGGTATCTCCCAAGATGGCAGCACCACAGATTTAGCCCAGTTGTTGGGAATGATGGATCCCTGGTATGATCGAAGCGTCCACAGTCTGCTCAGTCTTTCCTCGGAAGTCCTTTGTCAG CCTGCTTGGAAGGAAGAAGGTGTCCTGGAGAACAATGGCGGAGAGGAGCATATTCCCTTGATGGCTGATTTGGTTCTTTACTACTGTAGACATGCGGACCAACCTGTCCTGGTGCAGCTCTACCAGGCTGAG ATGACCCTGGCCGGCGGAGAGAAGAGAAGTGAAGTGTTTATTCATTCTGTTGAGCTTGGACATACGGCTGCAACCAGAGCAGTGAAGACCATGG GTGCTGCCAGTAAGAGGTTTGGAATTGATGAAGAGAGCGAGGCTGTCCCTTTAACACTCAGTGTTGCCTATAATAAG GTGGCCTGCAGTGGAAGAGGTCAATGGATCCAAGCAGAAATGCTTTGCACATCTATAAATATTCAAAAAGCCTCCAGCAAAGCTGAACATTTCG AGTCTAGAAGTGAAAGCTTGTTGCTCTCCGTGACGGAAgtcacaaagaaaaactgtCCCAAGTCTAAAAAGAACAACAGCCAG CATTCCTCTAAATCAGAGGTGAACGTCAACAGAATTGAGGTCACGTCCAAGAAAGATGGGACAAcctttgctatgtgtctagatCAAGACGAGAGGAAGTTCTTGCAAAGTGTCAGCAG GCTTGAAGTGTCTTTGTGCTGTAAACCGGGAAGCAGTTCAGACTGGAAGTACAAACCCTCACCAGGCCAAGTCCAACCTCTGCATCCATCTTACTGCTCCATGCTTTGCCTTCCCTTCATCTCTTTCTCTGCCTCGCATGCCTGA
- the LOC133170627 gene encoding phosphoinositide 3-kinase regulatory subunit 5-like isoform X3 — protein sequence MIVLLVSPDEDIPPEVQSVSKQLSVSRQSKRDITITLILHSFQAALGTKVHLQGLRDALQKKHTVELEQLLDTLSCCMDTAASTADLSTARENLVETLDGLRQNLIPGDGDDYLDAGFAETFTLPFPKCYTSFWENDNFDFLNNILMRECCQDSPLVCLDDDCNDVDMKEEDILKAHHSSENQPSSSLSDSFASNCSVSTKSAFVESDFSDVIRHEDTTEGQKSPSKCMEKPKKKSKSLLGMEHFSLFFKKPRNLGTHLKQSRSNQDQLLHAFSVSCPLSGEALLSPQKHLCLRRRPILSSNETDTAQAVTLVRVLVFGRDREAGRLARAYSDLQQKEAKCPRLTTMCKLQFYFVPSKRTFTRKHKERQPSSKVPSVQTNGISQDGSTTDLAQLLGMMDPWYDRSVHSLLSLSSEVLCQPAWKEEGVLENNGGEEHIPLMADLVLYYCRHADQPVLVQLYQAEMTLAGGEKRSEVFIHSVELGHTAATRAVKTMGAASKRFGIDEESEAVPLTLSVAYNKVACSGRGQWIQAEMLCTSINIQKASSKAEHFESRSESLLLSVTEVTKKNCPKSKKNNSQHSSKSEVNVNRIEVTSKKDGTTFAMCLDQDERKFLQSVSRLEVSLCCKPGSSSDWKYKPSPGQVQPLHPSYCSMLCLPFISFSASHA from the exons AT GATCGTGCTTTTAGTGAGTCCAGATGAGGATATCCCCCCTGAGGTCCAATCGGTCTCCAAGCAACTGAGTGTAAGCCGTCAGTCCAAACGAGACATCACCATCACCCTCATTCTGCACAGCTTCCAGGCTGCTCTCGGTACCAAAGTCCACCTGCAGGGACTCCGTGATGCTTTGCAG AAAAAACACACTGTTGAGCTGGAGCAGCTACTGGACACACTAAGTTGCTGCATGGACACAGCAGCCTCCACAGCAGACCTCAGCACTGCCAGGGAAAATCTCGTAGAGACTCTCGATGGGCTCAGACAAAACCTTATCCCCGGAGATGGAGATGATTACTTGGATGCTG GGTTTGCTGAGACGTTCACGCTGCCTTTTCCTAAATGTTACACCAGCTTCTGGGAAAACGACAACTTTG ATTTTCTCAATAATATTCTCATGAGAGAATGCTGCCAGGATTCTCCTCTGGTGTGTCTTGATGATGATTGTAATGATGTTGATATGAAAGAAGAAGACATCCTGAAAGCTCATCATAGCTCGGAGAACCAACCATCGTCCTCTTTGAGTGACTCCTTCGCCTCTAACTGCTCTGTGTCCACAAAATCAGCGTTTGTGGAAAGTGACTTCAGCGATGTCATACGACATGAGGACACAACTGAGGGACAAAAAAGTCCTTCAAAATGTATGGAGAAGCCCAAGAAGAAATCCAAAAGCCTCTTAGGGATGGAGCACTTCTCCTTGTTTTTCAAGAAACCACGCAATCTCGGGACGCACCTCAAACAATCTCGATCGAACCAAGATCAACTTCTCCATGCATTTTCGGTGTCCTGCCCTCTAAGCGGTGAAGCTCTTCTCTCCCCGCAAAAACATCTCTGTCTCCGTAGGAGGCCAATCCTGAGTAGCAACGAAACCGACACGGCACAGGCGGTCACTCTAGTGCGAGTACTCGTATTCGGTCGGGACAGAGAAGCCGGACGACTGGCGAGGGCTTACAGCGACCTCCAGCAGAAAGAAGCCAAATGTCCCCGACTCACCACAATGTGCAAATTGCAATTTTACTTTGTTCCCTCAAAAAGGACATTTACgagaaaacacaaagaaagacaaCCATCAAGTAAAGTTCCATCTGTG CAGACTAATGGTATCTCCCAAGATGGCAGCACCACAGATTTAGCCCAGTTGTTGGGAATGATGGATCCCTGGTATGATCGAAGCGTCCACAGTCTGCTCAGTCTTTCCTCGGAAGTCCTTTGTCAG CCTGCTTGGAAGGAAGAAGGTGTCCTGGAGAACAATGGCGGAGAGGAGCATATTCCCTTGATGGCTGATTTGGTTCTTTACTACTGTAGACATGCGGACCAACCTGTCCTGGTGCAGCTCTACCAGGCTGAG ATGACCCTGGCCGGCGGAGAGAAGAGAAGTGAAGTGTTTATTCATTCTGTTGAGCTTGGACATACGGCTGCAACCAGAGCAGTGAAGACCATGG GTGCTGCCAGTAAGAGGTTTGGAATTGATGAAGAGAGCGAGGCTGTCCCTTTAACACTCAGTGTTGCCTATAATAAG GTGGCCTGCAGTGGAAGAGGTCAATGGATCCAAGCAGAAATGCTTTGCACATCTATAAATATTCAAAAAGCCTCCAGCAAAGCTGAACATTTCG AGTCTAGAAGTGAAAGCTTGTTGCTCTCCGTGACGGAAgtcacaaagaaaaactgtCCCAAGTCTAAAAAGAACAACAGCCAG CATTCCTCTAAATCAGAGGTGAACGTCAACAGAATTGAGGTCACGTCCAAGAAAGATGGGACAAcctttgctatgtgtctagatCAAGACGAGAGGAAGTTCTTGCAAAGTGTCAGCAG GCTTGAAGTGTCTTTGTGCTGTAAACCGGGAAGCAGTTCAGACTGGAAGTACAAACCCTCACCAGGCCAAGTCCAACCTCTGCATCCATCTTACTGCTCCATGCTTTGCCTTCCCTTCATCTCTTTCTCTGCCTCGCATGCCTGA